Part of the Pseudomonas sp. M30-35 genome is shown below.
GATTTAGCGCTACAGCAGAATGAGCAGATTGTGACGTTCTGCTACAGAGCAGCAAGCGCTGAAACCGGCCTCAGGTCTCTAGCAGGAAAGTGACCGGTCCATCGTTGATCAACTGCACCTGCATATCAGCGCCAAAGCGCCCGGTGGCGACAACCGGGTGCTGGCGGCGTGCCTGCTCGAGCAACAGATCAAACAGCTCCGTAGCCATCGCTGGCGGCGCAGCAGTAGAAAAGCTCGGGCGCAGGCCGCTTTTAGTATCTGCCGCCAAGGTGAACTGCGATACCAGCAGCAAGCCGCCAGCAACATCACTCACCGAGCAGTTCATCTTGCCATCGGCATCACTAAAGACCCGGTACTTGAGCAGTTTGTGCAACATTTTGCTGACACTGGCGGGCGTATCGTGTGGCTCCACACCAACGAGTACCAGCAAACCTTGTTCAATCGCGCCAACAACTTCGCCCTCAACCGTCACTTGCGCACTGCTTACCCGCTGAATCAGTGCCTTCATGCTTCATCCGGCGCCAAATCAAGGATACGTCGTGCAACCTGATCTGTTGCCCGGACCAATGCATCGGCGATTCCGACTTCAGAGGCGGAATGGCCAGCGTCGCGGATAATCTGCAACTCACTGTTTGGCCAGTTCTGGTGCAGCTCCCAAGCGTTGTCCAGCGGGCAGATCACATCATAGCGACCGTGCACGATAACACCGGGCAGATGGGCAATCTTGTGCATGTCACGGATCAGTTGATCAGGCTCAAGGAAGCCATTGTTAACAAAGTAATGGCACTCAATGCGGGCAATTGATAAGGCCCGATGTGAGTCGCAAAAGCGGTCTACCACTTGCGGGTTTGGTCGCAGTGTCGCGGTGCGGCCCTCCCAGGTAGACCATGCCTTAGCCGCATGCATCTGGGCGATCTGGTCACTACCGGTCAGGCGCTTATGAAATGCGCGCATGAGGTCACCACGCTCCTCCTGCGGAATCGGCGCAACGTAATCCTGCCAGTAATCCGGAAACAGGCGGCTGGCACCTTCCTGATAGAACCACTGCAGTTCTTGCGGACGGCAGAGGAATATCCCGCGCAGAATTAAAGCGTGGACTCGCTCGGGATGCGCTTGAGCATAAGCCAAACCGAGAGTCGAACCCCACGAGCCACCGAATACCACCCACTTATCGATGCCCAAATGCTGGCGAATAACTTCGAGGTCAGCGACTAGATCCCAAGTGGTATTGTTCTCCACACTTGCATGCGGGGTTGAGCGCCCGCAGCCACGCTGGTCGAAGGTGACAATGCGGTACAGGTTCGGGTCAAAGAAGCGCCGACTCAGCGCATCACACCCGGCTCCCGGACCGCCATGAACAAACACTACAGGCAAACCATCCGGCGATCCGCTTTCATCCACGTAAAGCACATGCGGCGCATCCACTGCCAGCTCGTGGCGGGCGTAGGGTTTAATCTCCGGATACAACGTTTGCATGGTTAGCTCCTGAAATATTTTTTACAGTGTCATCGGCACTGGTAACAACCTTTCTGCCGAGCATCATAACCATGGAGTAGGCATCGCGTATGTCAGTAAAACTATTTGCTTTACCGCTACTGCTGGGTTTCGCCCTGCTCTTGGGTTGTGGCGCCAAAGATAGCCCACAGGCTGCACTAGACAAGGCTGTACAGCAACTACAGGACGACCTTGAAGCGAAAAAAACCAACGCGGTGCTGGACCAGTTACACCCTGAATTCGCCGCCCAGCAGCAGTTTGATCACGACTGGGCCAAGCGCACCATGACTTTATTGTTTCTACGTTACAAGAACGTCAAAGTCATGGCCCTGAGTAAAGACAGTCGAATCGATCCAACTTACAGCTCTAAAGGCTACACCGAAGCCCAAGTAGCCCTGACCGGGGCTGAAGGATTGATCCCGGATAGCGCGCGTCATTACGCAGTGAAACTTGAGTGGTGGCTTGAAGGCGATACCTGGAAGTTGGCTCGGCTGAACTGGCAATAACGCGCCCGGCGTTACGGCGGGCGCATTGTGCTTATTGTTTTGGCATCTCTGCATCCGGCGTGCGCCAGATCAGTTCCTCGGTGTCATAACCACGGTCATGCGCCACTTCAAGCAGTTTGGCGCGCTGCTCTGTGCTTAGCTCAGTGCTGCGTGACAGCAGCCACAGGTACCTGTGATTAGGGCTGCCAACCAGCGCATGCTGGTAGTCATCATCCAGATACAGCACCCAGTAATCACCCTTGGCCACACCCGGTAAGAGATCGCTAAACCAATTATCGAAGCTCACCCAGAGTTTATCGGTCTTACCCTCAACCTGAGGCACTGCTTGGCCCACGGCCTCCTGCCATTTACCTTCGGCGTCGCGGCACTTGTTAACCACGCTGACACTGCCATCAGCCTGCAGCGCGTATTCCGCCTGCGACTGCTCACAGTTGCGCTGGAAGAACATCGGCAAGCGTGCTTGCTCATACCAAGTTCCTTGGTAGCGCTCCAGGTCAACTTTATCGACGGTCTTAGGCGGCACTGCTCCAGTGCCGGAATTGGCACAGCCAGCCAACATTGCAGCCGCGCATACGCCTATAAGAATTCGCTTCATAGCTTCCTCAGTTCAGGCCTTCGCCTGAAAACATCATGACTTTATCGCCGGCGTATTGAACGCTGATAAATTGCTTTCTATCGCCCCACGTACAGCTCGACAAACCCATAGCACCCGCG
Proteins encoded:
- the dtd gene encoding D-aminoacyl-tRNA deacylase; this encodes MKALIQRVSSAQVTVEGEVVGAIEQGLLVLVGVEPHDTPASVSKMLHKLLKYRVFSDADGKMNCSVSDVAGGLLLVSQFTLAADTKSGLRPSFSTAAPPAMATELFDLLLEQARRQHPVVATGRFGADMQVQLINDGPVTFLLET
- the pip gene encoding prolyl aminopeptidase; translation: MQTLYPEIKPYARHELAVDAPHVLYVDESGSPDGLPVVFVHGGPGAGCDALSRRFFDPNLYRIVTFDQRGCGRSTPHASVENNTTWDLVADLEVIRQHLGIDKWVVFGGSWGSTLGLAYAQAHPERVHALILRGIFLCRPQELQWFYQEGASRLFPDYWQDYVAPIPQEERGDLMRAFHKRLTGSDQIAQMHAAKAWSTWEGRTATLRPNPQVVDRFCDSHRALSIARIECHYFVNNGFLEPDQLIRDMHKIAHLPGVIVHGRYDVICPLDNAWELHQNWPNSELQIIRDAGHSASEVGIADALVRATDQVARRILDLAPDEA
- a CDS encoding lipocalin family protein; translated protein: MKRILIGVCAAAMLAGCANSGTGAVPPKTVDKVDLERYQGTWYEQARLPMFFQRNCEQSQAEYALQADGSVSVVNKCRDAEGKWQEAVGQAVPQVEGKTDKLWVSFDNWFSDLLPGVAKGDYWVLYLDDDYQHALVGSPNHRYLWLLSRSTELSTEQRAKLLEVAHDRGYDTEELIWRTPDAEMPKQ